The nucleotide window GATTGCCGCGCGGAGCGGCGTCATCGGGCTGTCGCGCGCCGTCGCGGTCGAGTGGGCGCCCCTGAATATCCGGGTCAATTGCGTGGCGCCTGGCGCGATCGAAACTGAGGGATGGAACGTCTATTCGCCGGAGGCGCGCGCCGCCTACCCGCGCTCGAACCCGATGATGCGCACAGGCTCACCCTGGGACATCGCCGAAGCCACTGTCTTTCTCGCCGGTCCTTCGGCCAACTTCGTCACCGGCGAAACGCTGACCGTGGACGGCGGCGGTCAGCTCTGGGGCGAAACCTGGACCACCGGCAAGCCCGCCTATTTCGGCGGCGACGACAAATGACACGCTGAAAGCCAGTTTCCCCATGACACGCTATCGCCTTGCGATCTTCGACTTTGACGGCACGCTCGCCGACACGATCGACTGGTTTCGCGCTTCCTTTCAGGACGTGATCGCGCGTTTCGACCTCAAGCCGACCACGCCGGAGGAACTGGAGGGGATGCGCGGGCTGTCGGCGCGGGAAATCATGGCGCGGCTGGGCGTGTCCATGTGGCAGCTTCCGGCCATCGTCAACGACATCCGAAAGCGCAAGCTTACGGCGGCGAACGAGACATCGCTGTTTGCCGGCATCCCGGAGATGCTTGCCGACCTTCAGCGCCTTGGCGTCAAGACCGCGATCGTCAGCTCCGACAGCGAGGCATCCGTCCGGCAGGTGCTCGGTCCCGCCACCGCCCTGATCGCCCGCTTTGACTGTGGCGCCGCGGTATTCGGCAAGCACTGGAAGTTTCGACGGGTCGCGCGACGGCTGCAAGCAAGGCCGGCGGAGACGATCTGCATTGGCGACGAGATCCGCGACATCGAAGCCGCCAAGGCGGCCGGGATGGATTCCGGCGCGGTGGCATGGGGCTACGCCCTGCCCGCCGCGCTGCAAGCGGCGGGTCCAACGCATTTCTTCAACTCGATCGAGGAGATGATGCAGAGGCTTGCCGCAACGAAATGATGCCATGCGGAGCTTCTGCCGTTTCGCTGCCGTGATCTGTCACGCGCGCAGGCACCATCGCGCGAGATGCCGATGGCCTCTCTGGCTGTGCACCAGCACGAACTCCGTCACGGTCCAGACAACCGGTTCGACCGGATACTCGTCCACGCCGCGCGCGTCATACAGAAGCGTTACGTGCGGCGTGAAATTCGTGTTGGCAATCCGCCTTAGCCCTCTGCGCGCCATCGCGACACCGAGCATTTGCCGAAACGACTGCAAGCGGCGCAATCCCTTTTCGCCAATCAGGACAAACGGACGATTGCCCCGCCCGCGAAAGCTCGCCGTGCGATCGAACGAGACCTCGAACGGTGCGGTCCGCAATTCCGTGGCAGCGTCGCGTGCGGCGCAAAGCTGCCGGTCCGGCAAACCGCTGAGAGAGAACAGCGAAACGTGCAGCCGGTCTGGCGCGATGAGCTTGCCATCGAATTTATGAGCGCGTTTGAGCACGCCTGCCACCCGATGGATCCGTTCCGCCGTACGCGCGTCAGGAACGACTGCGAGAAATAATCGGGCACTACTAGTGCTTGCAAACTTGTCCATGGCAGACTAGAACAGATCATGAACCGGGAGCCTGAACAAGAACATCAAGCGAGCGAAATCCTTGTATTGTAAAACACACTACAAGCTGTCTTGCCTTCTTCTGGAGATTCCCTGATGGCGCGCGCCGTAAAACGGAAAGACCATCCACTGTCGATGCGACTGCCCGAGACGGACATCGCGATTATCGATCGTGCGGCTACGTTGCGCGGCCATTCGCGCACCGATTTCGTGCGCGAAGCAGCGGTCCGCGCTGCAGAGGATATTTTAATGGAGACTGCACCCATTCGGATGAGTCCGGCGGGCTTCAAGGCTTTTGTCGAAGTTCTTTCGCAACCTGCGCGCCCGGTACCTGAAATGGTCGAACTGTTGCAACGCAAGGCTCCGTGGGAATCCAGGGACACAAAAGTTGAGAAATAGAAGGTGGTCATTTCGGCTCCCGAACCGATTGCCGCCGATCACGATGCCTCCGAGTTTTCCTGTAGCAAGCCGTCTCTGGATCGATGGTTGAAAACACGCGCGCTCTCCAATCAAGAGAAGGGTTTCACGGCCGTTTTGGTCGTGCATGAAGCCAATCGAGTCGTCGGCTATTACGGCCTCGCGCCGACGGCGGTCCTTCCTGCTATGCTGCCACGATCGATCCGCACCGGTCAGCCGCCCGACCCTGTTCCTTGCCTGCTGCTGGGACAGCTTGCGGCGGATCAAAACTACGCGAGTAAAGGAATTGGTACCGGGTTGCTTAAGCATGCGCTGCAACGTTGCGTAACAGCGGCCGGCCTGATTGGCGGGCGAGCGCTCATCGTCAATGCGGTCGACATCGAGGCCGCGGATTTCTGGATGCGGCGCGGTTTTGTTGCCTCAAAGGATCATCCGCTGATCCTGGTCAGGTCGATCGCCGACATAGCAGCGTCGATCCGGTCCGCGCATTCACGCAGCCAACCCTTCTCATAACGCGTTACAACACACACCCATGATGCGCCGACGACACCAGCCGGATGTACTTGTCGTGCACCGATCCCGGGCGTATCGCGGCCAACGAGGCTGGTGCGCGCCAATCGGCCATGCGCCGCGCGATCTCCTCCGCTGACACTTCGAGATTCACGGTTCGGGCGCCAGGGTCGATGACAATGGTGTCGCCGTCGCGCACCGCAGCGATCGGGCCGCCGCGCGCGGCTTCCGGCGAGACGTGGCCGATCAGGATGCCATGCGAGACGCCGGAAAAGCGGCCGTCGGTAATCAGCGCGACGTCCTCACCGAGACCCTGTCCCTGCAACTGAATGGTCAGCATTACCATTTCCGGCATACCAGGACCGCCCACCGGGCCGACATTGCGCACGACGATGACGTTGCCCGACACGATCTCGCCGGCGCGGATCGCGGCCATCGTATCGGCCTCGGACTCGAACACGCGCGCGGTGCCGCGAAATTGCCCCTTTTCGAGGGTCTTGCCCGATAGTTTGAGCAGGCAGCTCTCCGGTGCGAGATTGCCCTTCAAGACGCTGATGTGATTGTTCGCCGGGGCGATCGGTTTCGACACCGGAAAAACGATCTCCTGCGGCGGCATCTGCTCCAGCGACGGAACATCGGCGAGATTTTCCGCCAGCGTCTTGCCGGTAACCGTCATGACGTCGCCATGCAAGAGACCTGCGCGCATCAGTTCCTTCATGACGACCGGCACGCCGCCGATCGCATGCAGGCTACCCATCGCGAACGGGCCATGCGGCTGCAAATTGGCGAGCAGCGGGACACGCTCGCCGACTTGCTGGATGCGTTCGATCGTGATCGGCACCTGGGCCTCGCGCGCGACCGCGAGCAGATGCAGGTACATATTGGTCGAGCCGCCCATTGCATAAACGGTCGAGATCGCATTTTCGAAGGCGCGCTCGGTCATGATGTCGCGTGGCCGGATGCCCGCTTGCATCAGCCGGTACAGGGCGTCGACCGAGGCGCGGGCCTGCGCGCGGACATCGGCGTGGATGTCGCTGCCGGCGTTGTAGTCGGCGGGGTGCGAGGCGCCGCACGGCAGCATCA belongs to Bradyrhizobium icense and includes:
- a CDS encoding DUF1778 domain-containing protein; this encodes MARAVKRKDHPLSMRLPETDIAIIDRAATLRGHSRTDFVREAAVRAAEDILMETAPIRMSPAGFKAFVEVLSQPARPVPEMVELLQRKAPWESRDTKVEK
- a CDS encoding 2'-5' RNA ligase family protein, with the translated sequence MLKRAHKFDGKLIAPDRLHVSLFSLSGLPDRQLCAARDAATELRTAPFEVSFDRTASFRGRGNRPFVLIGEKGLRRLQSFRQMLGVAMARRGLRRIANTNFTPHVTLLYDARGVDEYPVEPVVWTVTEFVLVHSQRGHRHLARWCLRA
- a CDS encoding dihydroxy-acid dehydratase — protein: MTTQDSSTYWKRSRVELRAAGFDPDRAAETNAVVTIASAWTNAHRCNNRVRAITDLLVEILAERGGQGLVVGAPAVSDALTQGTPTAGYSLASRDVVADCFEIGHYAHHGDAMIVISGCDKTGAAALMPLARTNAFGLVLYPGTSTPGRVSFGAWASKGNNLTIMDYAEARAASESGRLSGEELLEVERNVMPGSGTCGAMFTANTMSTIAESIGMMLPCGASHPADYNAGSDIHADVRAQARASVDALYRLMQAGIRPRDIMTERAFENAISTVYAMGGSTNMYLHLLAVAREAQVPITIERIQQVGERVPLLANLQPHGPFAMGSLHAIGGVPVVMKELMRAGLLHGDVMTVTGKTLAENLADVPSLEQMPPQEIVFPVSKPIAPANNHISVLKGNLAPESCLLKLSGKTLEKGQFRGTARVFESEADTMAAIRAGEIVSGNVIVVRNVGPVGGPGMPEMVMLTIQLQGQGLGEDVALITDGRFSGVSHGILIGHVSPEAARGGPIAAVRDGDTIVIDPGARTVNLEVSAEEIARRMADWRAPASLAAIRPGSVHDKYIRLVSSAHHGCVL
- a CDS encoding HAD hydrolase-like protein, translated to MTRYRLAIFDFDGTLADTIDWFRASFQDVIARFDLKPTTPEELEGMRGLSAREIMARLGVSMWQLPAIVNDIRKRKLTAANETSLFAGIPEMLADLQRLGVKTAIVSSDSEASVRQVLGPATALIARFDCGAAVFGKHWKFRRVARRLQARPAETICIGDEIRDIEAAKAAGMDSGAVAWGYALPAALQAAGPTHFFNSIEEMMQRLAATK
- a CDS encoding GNAT family N-acetyltransferase — encoded protein: MVISAPEPIAADHDASEFSCSKPSLDRWLKTRALSNQEKGFTAVLVVHEANRVVGYYGLAPTAVLPAMLPRSIRTGQPPDPVPCLLLGQLAADQNYASKGIGTGLLKHALQRCVTAAGLIGGRALIVNAVDIEAADFWMRRGFVASKDHPLILVRSIADIAASIRSAHSRSQPFS